In Malassezia vespertilionis chromosome 4, complete sequence, the DNA window ACCGAGCCAGTGACCAACATAGTGCGGGTAAAGGacacgctcgagcgtgGCTGTGCTTATCTGGAAGCCCAGATCCTTGAGTTCGGTATGGAGCATCTGTACAGAAAAGCGatgcagctgtgcaagcgaATAGCCGTGCTTCGCAGCGACAAGCTCTGTACAGCCTTTcagtgtgcgcagcagcgcttcgtacacatcgcgctgtgcaggcgTAAATTTCCCGTCCTCTGCAATCGGCATTGTGCGGGTAATGTCTGAAGCGTAGCCTGCAAACTCGCAGCCAGCATCGACGGAGAGCACGTCGCGGTCGCCCATCAACGCATCGTTGCGCACGTAATGAATCATGAGCGCATTCCGGCCGGAGGCAAACACTGGCACATACGCCTGCcgctcagcgccgcgccttgcacaTGCATACTCAAACACCGCCTGCCCTTCACTCTCCACCATCCCGGGCTTgatggcgcgcatcgttTCGGCCATGGCAGCCCCGCTGATCGCACCTGCGTGCCGCATCACACGGATCTCATTGGCACTCTTACGGCTTCGCAAAACATCCATCTCACGCACGAGCGAGTGTGTGTTGCGCCGATCGCTCAGCAGCTTGACCACACTCTCAAAATCAGTCTTCCGCGTGAACAGGTCGTAGCCCGTGGGCGATATCGGCGCTAGGAAATCGTGGATGGAAAagcgcgatgtgcgcatgCTTTGACGGGGAATAGTCATCTGTGCCGGCAAGTCGACATACACGTGTTCATGCGAAGAGAGCATGGCTTTTAATGTGGTCAGCATGGTGGCAGGGTCGTTCGGCAGCGCTTCGTCTGCGCCAAAGACGCTGACTGCACCGTCAAGACCCGCACTGGGACCATCCCATACCTCTCGATCAGGTCTGTTGGGCTCCACTGTGGTCAGTCGTGTGCTGCTACACACCAAAAAGCGTCATTTTGTAGCCGCGTGGGCTGTTGTCCTTGACTGTGGTCAGACGATAGGCGAGACGTACGGAGGATCAGTGCACAATCGGGCTCCTGCAGTCCAGTGAGGTACTGTGCGTaagcttgcgcgcatgaCTTACCCAGAAATTTGATTCCTGCCGAAACTTGTAGCTAACATCAGATCGCGGTACACGTACAAGATATTCCTGCTCATATACTTGATCCTGCCTCCCATCAGCACAACAATGCTGTTGCTAGGAAGACGATCCATTAATATGCGCCTTCTTTGCTGGTACTCATCTGTGGGTATACCGGGCGTGAGATGATCAGttgcgacgccgccgccgtgcttCGGATCGGTCCCGCGGCGGAAATCGATGGGAAATAAGTGGGGATGCGTATATGGCAACGGCTGGGCTATTCTACATTTGGGTGGCTCTGGCATCATAGAGAGGTacctgcgcctcgatgcgCCTACGCTCTTAGAGCATGTACgcaacgacgcgcgcaatctcgtCATCGTCCAGGGCAATCGGGGCCCAGCGCCTGAGGGAACATTTTAGGTCACGTGATACGACGTGTTGTGTTGGTTTCGCGGCTTGTTTTCGGGCACGGACAGTATGTCGCACGTCCAGGCGCTGTTCGATAAGcgcgaagcggcgcgcgtagCGCAGGCGGAACATGTTTTGCCACACAAAGATATTGCTGATAATATACGAAAGCGGCCCATTGCAGGTGTCGTTGGCGGCCGCGTCCCCATGTCTGGCATGCGAACGCCCTCGGCGTCGAGCATTGCGCGTCTAACTGAGCTTGGCGTGTCGAGTGAGCCGATCCAGGTACGTGCACAGCAATGACTTATGCAGGCATTTTTGCGGATTCGCCCAGCACCGGATGAGAAAGAGCCCGTGTTCGGCATCCAGGTGGTTTCCGACACAGAAGTAGTTATGACGCCGCCCCGTGTGGTACGTATTTAACGCGACTGACCACAGCAAACATCATTGAGTGCGCGATCGACTGCACGAGAGCGCCTGCATGCTGCTGCCACTCCGTCAAAATACACCTTCTCAAAAGTGTTTCACGGCGAGCAAGGGGCGCCGGACCAGTCGGCATTTTTTGCACACACCACGCTTGGTCTCGTCCGTGATTTGCTGGACGGCAAGAACAGTCTGGTGTTTACGTATGGTGTGACAAACTCGGGCAAGACGTACACAGTGCAAGGTAAGGACGGCGCAGGCCAAGCAGGAATCCTCCCACGTGCTATTGACGTCGTGTTTAACAGCATCCAAGGCAAAGAATGCACAAGCAAGGTTCGGCCCGTCGGGCTCAACGGTGTCCATCCTGGAGTATCCGATTCAATTCATACCCTATTTAGCGCGCATCCtgcggagcgcaagccTCGGCCGcagacgccgcgcccgcCGTCTGTGACGGATTTAGAGGTGGACCGGACGAAGCTGGAGacaagcggcgcgtttcGCTACAGCGTATGGCTCAGCTATGTTGAGGTGTACAATGAGAAGCTGTATGATCTTTTATGCATGCCGAAtgccggcgcagcatgcgaCGAACAtgtcgcacagcgccggcCCCTTGTGCTGAAAAGCGAAGTAGAGAGCGGGGGCAAGTATGTCGGTGGCCTGAAAGAAATCAAGGTTTCCAACATTGCCGAAGCGCGGGAacttttgcggcgcggccagGAGAACCGGACTGTGTTCAGTACCATGGCGAACCGTGTGAGCTCGCGCTCCCACAGTGTGTTTACCATCAAGCTCCTGCGCGAACAGGTCGACGTGGACCTCGCACAAGGCGATGTTCTGGGATTGAGCCGCAAGTTCTTTGTATCGCGACTGAGCATCGTGGACCTGGCTGGCAGCGAGCGTGTTGCAAACACGGACAATGCGATAGGCCTGCGGCTAAAAGAGGCGGGAAATATCAACAAGAGCCTCATGTGTCTAGGTCAGTGCCTGGAGACCATGCGCAAGAATCAAATTCGCGCCGGTTTGTTTGcaggcgagcagcgcgaacAGAGCGTGGCGGAAGCACTGCCCAAAGCACCGCGGCGACAAAGCATCATTCCTTTCCGTCACTCGAAGCTCACGGAACTTTTCCAGTCGTTCTTCACGGGCGACGGCAAGGTCGTGATGATTGTTAACTTGAACCCGTTTGGGACGCAGTTTGACGAGAATACCAATGTGATGCGGTTTAGTGCGATGGCCAAGGATGTCGGAATTCATGTCGCACAGGATGCACAGCCTGCTTTCTCCACGACAGAGCACGCATTGCATTCCGAAACACTTGAAGAGTCagacgaggaagaggataCGTTTGTCACGATGCTTGTCGAGGAGAATAGTCGTTTGCGCcatcgcgccgagcgtgcagAGAGTTTATGCCTCGTGATTGAAAAATcagtgcgcgacgagatGGCGCAGTACATGGAAGCGGCACTGCGGAAGATGCAAAGGTATTACGATGCACAACTGCGCACGGAGATGAACGAGAATGACGACTTTT includes these proteins:
- the ICP55 gene encoding intermediate cleaving peptidase 55 (COG:E; EggNog:ENOG503NTYX; BUSCO:EOG09261XGL; MEROPS:MER0013463), translated to MPEPPKCRIAQPLPYTHPHLFPIDFRRGTDPKHGGGVATDHLTPGIPTDEYQQRRRILMDRLPSNSIVVLMGGRIKYMSRNIFYKFRQESNFWYLTGLQEPDCALILLKDNSPRGYKMTLFVEPNRPDREVWDGPSAGLDGAVSVFGADEALPNDPATMLTTLKAMLSSHEHVYVDLPAQMTIPRQSMRTSRFSIHDFLAPISPTGYDLFTRKTDFESVVKLLSDRRNTHSLVREMDVLRSRKSANEIRVMRHAGAISGAAMAETMRAIKPGMVESEGQAVFEYACARRGAERQAYVPVFASGRNALMIHYVRNDALMGDRDVLSVDAGCEFAGYASDITRTMPIAEDGKFTPAQRDVYEALLRTLKGCTELVAAKHGYSLAQLHRFSVQMLHTELKDLGFQISTATLERVLYPHYVGHWLGIDLHDTSTVERCTKLEEGMVLTIEPGIYIPDDPAFPKLYRGIGMRVEDDVAVGYGESIVLSADAPKEVVDIEAVSSGRIVPRMG
- a CDS encoding succinate--hydroxymethylglutarate CoA-transferase (COG:Z; EggNog:ENOG503NY7X); the encoded protein is MSHVQALFDKREAARVAQAEHVLPHKDIADNIRKRPIAGVVGGRVPMSGMRTPSASSIARLTELGVSSEPIQAFLRIRPAPDEKEPVFGIQVVSDTEVVMTPPRVQTSLSARSTARERLHAAATPSKYTFSKVFHGEQGAPDQSAFFAHTTLGLVRDLLDGKNSLVFTYGVTNSGKTYTVQGKDGAGQAGILPRAIDVVFNSIQGKECTSKVRPVGLNGVHPGVSDSIHTLFSAHPAERKPRPQTPRPPSVTDLEVDRTKLETSGAFRYSVWLSYVEVYNEKLYDLLCMPNAGAACDEHVAQRRPLVLKSEVESGGKYVGGLKEIKVSNIAEARELLRRGQENRTVFSTMANRVSSRSHSVFTIKLLREQVDVDLAQGDVLGLSRKFFVSRLSIVDLAGSERVANTDNAIGLRLKEAGNINKSLMCLGQCLETMRKNQIRAGLFAGEQREQSVAEALPKAPRRQSIIPFRHSKLTELFQSFFTGDGKVVMIVNLNPFGTQFDENTNVMRFSAMAKDVGIHVAQDAQPAFSTTEHALHSETLEESDEEEDTFVTMLVEENSRLRHRAERAESLCLVIEKSVRDEMAQYMEAALRKMQRYYDAQLRTEMNENDDFLNRKIDLFARLSASSHASPVKGVLLDTENNAQQTYAHEPPETPRPLHPIPNSTPRHSVADKSAADESHDLLFQPVAVGSPKSSRYG